From one Physeter macrocephalus isolate SW-GA chromosome 18, ASM283717v5, whole genome shotgun sequence genomic stretch:
- the RAB43 gene encoding ras-related protein Rab-43, protein MASSGPRGPVVCGAEKAGPEPLRALDRPILVPSAAQPPGPGTVTVQLLEARDAPAPPAPVQAGPAAALMGAGELQIWDTAGQERFRTITQSYYRSANGAILAYDITKRSSFLSVPHWIEDVRKYAGSNIVQLLIGNKSDLRELREVPLAEAQSLAEHHDILCAIETSAKDSSNVEEAFVRVATELVMRHGGPLLSEKGTDHIQLDSKDVGESWGCGC, encoded by the exons ATGGCATCTTCAGGGCCCCGAGGACCTGTGGTCTGTGGAGCAGAGAAGGCGGGCCCCGAGCCGCTGAGAGCCCTGGACCGGCCCATTCTGGTGCCGTCCGCGGCGCAGCCTCCTGGCCCGGGCACAGTGACCGTCCAG CTGCTGGAAGCCAGGGATGCTCCCGCCCCCCCGGCGCCCGTCCAGGCAGGCCCCGCAGCGGCCCTGATGGGTGCTGGTGAA CTGCAGATATGGGACACGGCTGGCCAGGAGCGCTTCCGCACCATCACCCAGAGCTACTACCGCAGCGCCAACGGGGCCATCCTGGCATACGACATCACCAAGAGGAGCTCCTTCCTGTCGGTGCCTCACTGGATCGAGGACGTGAGGAAGTACGCGGGCTCCAACATCGTGCAGCTTCTCATCG GGAACAAGTCGGACCTCAGGGAGCTGAGGGAGGTGCCGCTGGCGGAGGCGCAGAGCCTGGCGGAGCACCACGACATCCTGTGCGCCATCGAGACGTCAGCCAAGGACTCGAGCAACGTGGAGGAGGCCTTCGTGAGGGTGGCCACGGAGCTGGTCATGCGGCACGGGGGCCCTCTGCTCAGCGAGAAGGGCACTGACCACATCCAGCTGGACAGCAAGGACGTCGGAGAGAGCTGGGGCTGCGGGTGCTGA